A region of Prochlorococcus marinus subsp. pastoris str. CCMP1986 DNA encodes the following proteins:
- the fabF gene encoding beta-ketoacyl-ACP synthase II gives MPNFHRVVITGIGAVTPIGNNIDEYLLGLQKGSNGVSDITLFNPEQHPCKFAAEVKNLQSENFIEPKESKRWDRFSQFGVIAAKQAFNDSGLEITEDNESRIGVIIGSGVGGLLTMESQAQILSHKGPKRVSPFTVPMMIPNMATGLAAIALGAKGPSSAVSTACAAGSNAIGDSFRLLQLGKADAMICGGAEASITPLGVAGFASAKALSFRNDSPQTASRPFDAERDGFVIGEGSGILVLETFESAKKRGAKIYAEIIGYGSTCDAHHITSPSPGGTGGAEAIKLAIDDSSINLDQVDYINAHGTSTTANDKNETSAIKSIFKDRSYLIPVSSTKSMTGHLLGGSGGIEAVACILSLTHNFVPPTINYVNPDPDCDLDYVPNNARDAQIRVALSNSFGFGGHNVCLAFSKLD, from the coding sequence ATGCCAAATTTCCATCGAGTAGTTATTACCGGTATAGGGGCAGTAACCCCAATTGGTAACAACATTGATGAATATTTACTCGGCCTACAAAAGGGGTCAAATGGAGTTTCAGATATTACTCTCTTTAATCCTGAACAACATCCCTGCAAGTTTGCAGCAGAAGTTAAAAATCTTCAATCCGAAAATTTTATTGAACCTAAAGAATCTAAAAGATGGGATCGATTTTCACAATTTGGAGTAATAGCTGCAAAGCAAGCTTTCAATGATTCTGGACTTGAAATAACTGAAGACAATGAATCAAGAATTGGAGTAATAATTGGCTCTGGTGTTGGAGGCTTACTTACAATGGAAAGTCAAGCTCAAATATTGAGTCATAAAGGCCCAAAAAGAGTAAGCCCCTTTACAGTTCCAATGATGATACCCAACATGGCGACAGGGCTTGCTGCTATTGCGTTAGGAGCAAAAGGTCCAAGCTCTGCTGTATCTACCGCCTGTGCTGCTGGATCAAATGCTATTGGAGACTCTTTTAGATTGTTACAGCTGGGGAAAGCAGATGCGATGATTTGCGGAGGGGCAGAGGCAAGTATAACTCCTCTTGGAGTAGCAGGTTTTGCAAGCGCTAAAGCACTCTCTTTTAGAAATGACAGTCCTCAAACTGCAAGTAGACCTTTTGATGCTGAGAGGGATGGATTTGTGATTGGAGAAGGATCTGGGATTCTTGTTCTAGAAACTTTTGAAAGTGCAAAAAAAAGAGGCGCAAAAATTTATGCTGAAATTATTGGTTATGGGTCAACTTGTGATGCTCATCACATTACTTCGCCTTCTCCAGGGGGAACTGGAGGGGCAGAAGCAATCAAGCTAGCCATTGATGATAGTTCAATTAACCTTGATCAGGTTGATTACATAAATGCTCATGGAACTAGCACTACAGCAAATGACAAAAATGAAACTTCTGCAATTAAATCCATATTTAAAGACAGATCTTACCTCATTCCTGTAAGCTCTACTAAGTCGATGACTGGTCATCTCTTAGGGGGTTCAGGAGGTATAGAAGCTGTAGCTTGTATTCTTTCTTTGACACATAATTTTGTCCCTCCTACAATAAACTACGTCAATCCTGATCCAGACTGCGATCTTGATTATGTACCAAATAATGCTAGAGATGCTCAAATAAGAGTTGCTCTTTCTAATTCATTCGGCTTTGGTGGTCACAACGTTTGTCTAGCATTTAGCAAACTTGATTGA
- the tkt gene encoding transketolase has translation MVAASVSLESLCVNSIRMLAVDAVNKSNSGHPGLPMGCAPMGYALWHNILNHNPNNPKWFNRDRFVLSAGHGCMLLYSLLHLTGYKSVSIEDIKEFRQWGSKTPGHPETFETEGVEVTAGPLGAGISNAVGLAIAEAHLAAKFNKKDCEIVDHYTYVIMGDGCNQEGIASEACSLAGHLKLGKLIALYDDNQITIDGRTDVSFTEDVLKRYEAYGWHVQHVEDGNHDVKGITKAIESAKSVKDKPSLIKISTIIGYGSPNKSDTAGIHGAAVGEEEASLTREFLNWEYPPFEIPEDVYSQFRQAITKGEESEKKWNLKFQEYQNTYPSEGAEFKRMIQGELPENWDSDLPSYTTDDKGLATRKHSQICLGALGPNLPELIGGSADLTHSNYTDIKGETGSFQAHSPEKRYLHFGVREHAMAAILNGIAYHDSGLIPYGGTFLVFADYMRGSMRLSALSELGVIYVLTHDSIGVGEDGPTHQPVETIPSLRAMPNMLVFRPGDGNETSGAYKLAIKNRKRPSALCLSRQAMPNQENTSIEKVALGGYIVSDCEGTPDVIFIGTGSELNLCIEASKEISKLGKKTRVISMPCVELFEEQDASYKESVLPSSIKKRVVVEAAHSFGWHKYTGLDGICITMDRFGASAPGGKCMTSFGFTVENVVKKTKDIL, from the coding sequence ATGGTCGCTGCATCTGTTTCATTAGAATCACTATGTGTAAATAGTATAAGAATGCTGGCTGTAGATGCAGTAAATAAATCTAATAGCGGGCATCCTGGCTTACCTATGGGTTGCGCTCCTATGGGTTACGCATTATGGCACAATATCCTCAATCACAATCCCAATAATCCAAAGTGGTTTAATAGAGATCGCTTTGTATTATCAGCGGGACATGGGTGTATGTTGTTATATTCTCTTCTGCATCTGACTGGATATAAATCAGTTTCCATTGAAGATATTAAAGAATTTAGACAATGGGGATCTAAGACACCTGGACACCCAGAAACATTTGAAACTGAGGGTGTTGAGGTAACAGCGGGGCCATTAGGGGCAGGAATTTCCAACGCAGTTGGTTTAGCAATTGCAGAAGCACACTTAGCAGCTAAATTCAATAAAAAAGATTGCGAAATTGTTGATCATTATACCTATGTAATAATGGGAGACGGTTGTAATCAAGAAGGGATTGCCTCTGAGGCATGTTCACTTGCTGGACATCTTAAGCTTGGAAAATTAATAGCTCTATATGACGATAATCAAATCACAATTGATGGACGTACAGATGTTTCATTTACAGAAGATGTTTTAAAAAGATACGAAGCTTATGGATGGCATGTGCAACATGTTGAAGATGGTAATCATGATGTAAAAGGGATTACCAAAGCTATTGAGAGTGCGAAATCTGTAAAAGATAAACCTTCACTAATCAAAATTTCTACAATCATAGGTTATGGGTCACCAAACAAGTCAGATACTGCAGGGATTCATGGAGCTGCGGTAGGAGAAGAAGAAGCTTCCTTAACAAGAGAGTTTTTAAATTGGGAATATCCTCCCTTTGAAATACCTGAGGATGTATATTCTCAATTTAGACAAGCTATTACTAAAGGTGAAGAGTCTGAAAAAAAATGGAATTTAAAATTTCAAGAATATCAAAACACATATCCCTCTGAAGGAGCAGAATTCAAAAGAATGATCCAAGGTGAATTACCAGAGAACTGGGATTCAGATCTGCCTTCATATACTACAGATGATAAGGGTCTCGCAACAAGAAAACATTCTCAAATATGCCTAGGAGCTCTTGGGCCTAATCTTCCTGAATTAATTGGAGGATCTGCGGATTTAACTCACTCTAATTACACAGATATAAAAGGAGAAACAGGCTCATTTCAGGCACATTCTCCAGAAAAGAGATACTTACATTTTGGTGTAAGAGAGCATGCTATGGCAGCAATATTAAATGGAATTGCTTATCACGATAGTGGATTAATACCTTATGGAGGGACTTTTCTTGTTTTTGCAGACTATATGAGAGGTTCAATGAGACTATCTGCTCTCAGTGAGCTGGGAGTTATTTATGTACTTACTCATGATTCAATTGGAGTAGGCGAAGATGGTCCAACACATCAACCTGTTGAAACGATCCCCTCACTAAGAGCTATGCCAAATATGCTTGTATTTAGACCTGGAGATGGTAATGAAACAAGTGGTGCTTATAAGCTTGCTATTAAAAACAGAAAAAGACCTTCTGCTCTTTGCCTAAGTAGGCAAGCCATGCCAAATCAAGAGAATACCTCTATTGAAAAAGTTGCATTAGGTGGATATATAGTTTCCGATTGTGAGGGGACTCCTGATGTAATATTTATCGGTACTGGTAGTGAACTAAACCTCTGCATTGAAGCAAGTAAAGAAATCTCAAAATTAGGTAAAAAGACTAGAGTTATTTCCATGCCTTGCGTAGAACTATTTGAAGAGCAAGATGCTTCTTATAAAGAAAGTGTCTTGCCAAGTAGTATCAAAAAAAGAGTTGTAGTTGAAGCCGCCCATTCATTCGGATGGCACAAATACACTGGACTTGATGGAATTTGTATTACTATGGACAGGTTTGGTGCATCAGCTCCTGGTGGAAAATGTATGACTAGTTTTGGATTTACAGTTGAAAATGTTGTAAAAAAGACTAAAGATATTTTATAA
- the thiC gene encoding phosphomethylpyrimidine synthase ThiC, whose protein sequence is MRNSWIQPRIGQKNITQMNFAKNGHITEEMNYVAKKENLPPSLIMEEVARGRLIIPANVNHVNLEPMAIGIASKCKVNANIGASPNASDINEEVEKLKLAVKYGADTVMDLSTGGVNLDEVRQAIIKESSVPIGTVPVYQALESAHGSIERLTEDDFLHIIEKHCQQGVDYQTIHAGLLIEHLPKVKGRITGIVSRGGGILAQWMLHHFKQNPLYTRFDDICEIFKKYDCTFSLGDSLRPGCLHDASDDAQLAELKTLGELTRRAWTHNVQVMVEGPGHVPMDQIEFNVRKQMEECSEAPFYVLGPLVTDISPGYDHISSAIGAAMAGWYGTAMLCYVTPKEHLGLPNAEDVREGLIAYKIAAHAADIARHRAGARDRDDELSHARYNFDWNKQFELSLDPERAKQYHDETLPEEIFKKAEFCSMCGPNHCPMNSKISDETLDELNNKLTKCDTSV, encoded by the coding sequence ATGCGAAATTCCTGGATACAGCCACGTATTGGGCAGAAGAATATTACTCAAATGAATTTCGCTAAAAATGGTCATATTACTGAAGAGATGAATTATGTTGCTAAAAAAGAAAACCTTCCACCTTCATTAATTATGGAAGAAGTTGCAAGGGGCAGATTAATAATTCCAGCTAATGTAAATCATGTAAATCTTGAACCAATGGCAATTGGGATTGCTTCTAAATGCAAAGTCAATGCAAATATTGGTGCTTCTCCCAATGCAAGTGATATTAATGAAGAAGTTGAGAAACTTAAATTAGCAGTAAAATATGGTGCTGATACAGTTATGGATTTATCCACAGGAGGAGTAAATCTTGATGAGGTTAGACAAGCAATAATCAAAGAATCTTCTGTTCCTATTGGAACTGTTCCGGTTTATCAAGCTTTAGAAAGTGCGCATGGATCGATAGAAAGATTAACAGAGGATGATTTCTTACACATTATCGAAAAGCATTGTCAGCAGGGTGTTGATTATCAAACCATTCATGCTGGTTTATTAATAGAACATTTACCTAAAGTCAAAGGAAGAATTACTGGCATCGTAAGCAGAGGTGGAGGAATTTTAGCTCAATGGATGTTGCATCATTTCAAGCAAAACCCCCTATATACAAGGTTTGATGATATTTGTGAAATTTTCAAAAAATATGATTGTACTTTTTCTTTAGGAGATTCACTTAGACCAGGATGTTTACATGATGCATCAGATGACGCGCAATTAGCTGAATTGAAAACATTGGGTGAACTTACAAGAAGAGCTTGGACTCATAATGTTCAGGTTATGGTTGAAGGACCAGGACATGTACCTATGGACCAGATTGAGTTCAATGTTAGAAAACAGATGGAAGAATGTTCAGAAGCTCCTTTTTATGTTCTAGGCCCATTAGTTACAGATATTTCTCCAGGTTATGATCATATTTCAAGTGCGATAGGTGCAGCCATGGCAGGATGGTATGGAACTGCGATGTTATGTTATGTCACTCCTAAAGAGCATTTGGGTCTTCCAAATGCGGAAGATGTTAGAGAAGGTTTGATAGCTTATAAAATTGCTGCACATGCAGCTGACATAGCCAGGCATAGAGCAGGTGCTCGTGATAGAGATGATGAGCTAAGTCATGCAAGATATAATTTTGACTGGAACAAACAGTTCGAACTGTCTTTAGATCCTGAAAGGGCTAAACAGTACCATGATGAAACCTTGCCAGAAGAAATATTTAAAAAAGCTGAGTTTTGCTCAATGTGTGGACCTAATCATTGCCCAATGAATTCCAAAATTTCTGATGAAACTCTTGATGAATTGAATAATAAACTGACAAAATGCGATACTTCAGTTTAG
- a CDS encoding DUF3188 domain-containing protein: MKFKKVNIFSLAAPLMILLSIIGFLSRQESKRIFYIPIGLMGIFIISEKEFSRGIKRKKILNKIKSYKQPK; encoded by the coding sequence ATGAAATTTAAAAAAGTTAATATCTTTTCACTTGCGGCACCTTTAATGATTCTTTTATCAATAATAGGATTCTTATCAAGGCAAGAAAGTAAGAGGATTTTTTATATACCAATTGGTTTGATGGGAATTTTTATAATTTCTGAAAAAGAATTTAGTAGAGGAATTAAGAGGAAAAAAATCTTAAACAAAATAAAATCTTATAAACAACCTAAATAA
- a CDS encoding amidohydrolase translates to MERDKLLKKIDSIKDELINMRRHIHAHPELSGLENQTAILISGYLKNIGGRVTESVGKTGVVADFGPKDKGFIGLRVDMDALPIYENTNLSFSSKIDGIMHACGHDLHTCIGLGVAKIIKDLNLKFGTRIIFQPAEEIASGARWMIDDGVTIGLKQILGVHVFPDLLVGTIGIKEGILTAAAGELKVEILGKSAHGARPHEGVDAIWAASKVISGIQEAITRKLDPLDPVVVTFGKINGGNAYNILSEKVNLTGTIRCTNLKLFRDMGDWLNFNISSIARSCGAEAKVKFREIVPPVNNDYVINKVLRDSSISILGHENVIELQKPSLGAEDFAEFLNEVPGAMFRLGVSGEKGCAPLHSSKFDPDERAISVGVKVITESIVKLNN, encoded by the coding sequence ATGGAAAGAGATAAATTGTTAAAAAAAATTGATTCAATCAAGGATGAACTTATTAATATGAGGAGGCACATTCATGCTCATCCAGAATTAAGTGGCTTAGAAAATCAAACGGCAATTTTAATAAGTGGTTATCTTAAAAACATTGGTGGGAGAGTTACAGAATCAGTTGGGAAAACTGGGGTTGTAGCTGATTTCGGACCAAAAGATAAAGGTTTTATTGGTTTGAGAGTTGATATGGATGCCCTTCCAATATACGAGAATACTAATTTAAGTTTTTCTTCAAAAATTGATGGCATCATGCATGCTTGTGGACATGATTTACATACATGTATTGGTTTGGGTGTGGCGAAAATTATTAAGGATTTAAACCTTAAATTTGGGACAAGAATAATTTTTCAACCTGCTGAAGAAATTGCTAGCGGTGCTAGGTGGATGATTGATGATGGCGTGACTATTGGGTTAAAACAAATTTTAGGAGTGCATGTTTTCCCTGACTTATTGGTAGGGACTATTGGGATTAAAGAAGGAATTCTAACAGCAGCGGCAGGCGAACTTAAAGTTGAAATATTAGGAAAATCAGCACATGGTGCGAGACCTCACGAAGGTGTAGATGCTATATGGGCAGCATCCAAAGTGATTTCTGGTATTCAAGAAGCAATAACTAGAAAATTAGATCCTCTAGATCCTGTCGTCGTTACCTTTGGGAAAATAAATGGGGGAAATGCATATAATATTTTGTCTGAAAAGGTTAATTTAACTGGAACAATAAGATGTACAAATTTGAAATTATTTAGGGATATGGGTGATTGGCTTAACTTTAATATTTCCTCTATAGCAAGGAGTTGTGGGGCTGAAGCTAAAGTAAAATTCAGGGAGATTGTCCCACCTGTAAATAATGATTATGTAATAAATAAGGTTTTAAGAGACTCCTCAATTAGCATTTTAGGTCATGAAAATGTTATTGAATTACAAAAACCATCCTTAGGTGCTGAAGATTTTGCTGAATTTCTAAATGAAGTTCCTGGAGCAATGTTTAGGCTTGGTGTCTCAGGTGAGAAAGGTTGCGCTCCACTACATAGCTCAAAATTTGATCCAGATGAAAGAGCTATTAGTGTAGGGGTTAAAGTAATAACTGAATCTATAGTAAAATTAAATAATTAA
- a CDS encoding tetratricopeptide repeat protein: protein MKSIRKIKLYLLLICFLINIVYVTPSYSLSPQEDLFKNALNLSSSGEFNLALKQWNKYLELFPNDAAALSNRGNIKLVNGDPKGAIEDQDKAIELDPGEVDPYINRGIAEESLGLWLQAKNDYLYVISKDKDNFSALYNFANVEGSLSNWQSARNLFFKASESNPGFAMARSSMALADYQLGNMEESEKELKNLIRRYPTFADARAALTALDWSKGMSGEAESNWIVVTELDSRYADEKWLINVRRWPQKPTKDLMKFIALK from the coding sequence ATGAAAAGTATTAGAAAGATTAAGCTTTATCTTTTATTGATTTGCTTTTTAATCAATATCGTATATGTCACTCCTAGTTATTCACTAAGCCCACAGGAAGATTTATTTAAAAATGCTTTAAATTTAAGCTCCAGTGGAGAATTTAATCTCGCGTTAAAGCAATGGAATAAGTATTTGGAATTATTTCCTAATGATGCAGCAGCTTTAAGTAATAGAGGAAATATAAAACTTGTTAATGGTGATCCTAAAGGTGCAATAGAGGATCAAGATAAAGCCATTGAGTTAGATCCAGGTGAGGTTGATCCTTATATAAATAGAGGGATAGCAGAAGAATCTTTAGGGCTCTGGTTACAGGCAAAAAACGATTATTTATATGTAATCTCAAAAGATAAAGATAATTTTTCTGCTTTATATAATTTTGCTAATGTTGAAGGGTCTTTGTCAAATTGGCAGAGTGCAAGGAATTTGTTTTTTAAAGCTTCAGAATCAAATCCTGGTTTTGCTATGGCAAGATCAAGTATGGCTTTGGCTGACTACCAATTAGGAAATATGGAAGAGAGTGAAAAAGAATTAAAAAATTTGATCAGACGTTATCCAACTTTTGCTGATGCGAGAGCAGCATTAACAGCCTTGGACTGGTCAAAAGGCATGTCTGGTGAAGCTGAAAGTAACTGGATTGTAGTTACGGAATTAGATTCAAGATATGCTGATGAGAAATGGTTAATAAACGTTCGCAGATGGCCTCAAAAACCAACGAAAGATTTGATGAAATTTATAGCTCTGAAATAA
- the ruvB gene encoding Holliday junction branch migration DNA helicase RuvB, translated as MAIISSSLDESNIPRSRKELRLVDSKIIAEEKINKNLNLARPNSFKEFIGQEQIKSSLKIAIEASKYRKEALEHTLLYGQPGLGKTTLALLISYEMNTKCKVASAPSLERPRDIVGLLLGLKEGEILFIDEIHRLNKLTEELLYSAMEDFRLDLTMGANRGTRCRTINLPKFTLIGATTKLASISAPLRDRFGLCHKIELYSNDELHQIIFNFATLINLQLENDACSALAKISRGTPRIALRLLKRVRDYAQVIKNTNKISLEIIEKALNSQKIDNKGLDNIDRKFLSFLNLNNNHPIGLDSIAAGLGEESSMLEFVVEPYLIQIGFIMRTPRGRKLTSLGKKYISSRNEKY; from the coding sequence ATGGCAATAATTTCTTCAAGTTTAGATGAATCTAATATTCCTCGCTCAAGAAAAGAGCTGAGGTTAGTTGATTCAAAGATAATTGCTGAAGAAAAAATAAACAAAAATTTAAATTTAGCTCGGCCGAATTCCTTTAAAGAATTTATTGGACAAGAGCAAATTAAATCTTCGTTAAAAATAGCTATAGAGGCTTCTAAATATAGGAAAGAGGCATTAGAACATACACTCTTATATGGCCAACCAGGTTTAGGAAAAACTACATTAGCTTTATTGATTTCTTATGAGATGAATACAAAATGTAAAGTAGCAAGTGCACCTTCACTTGAAAGGCCAAGGGATATTGTGGGATTACTTCTTGGATTAAAAGAAGGAGAGATTTTATTTATTGATGAAATACATCGTTTAAATAAATTAACTGAAGAGCTTTTATATTCTGCAATGGAGGATTTTAGGTTGGATCTAACAATGGGAGCTAATAGAGGGACTCGCTGCAGAACAATTAATTTACCGAAATTTACTCTGATTGGGGCTACAACAAAACTTGCATCAATTAGTGCTCCTCTTAGAGATAGATTTGGACTATGTCACAAAATTGAACTTTATTCAAATGATGAATTGCACCAAATAATTTTTAATTTTGCTACTTTGATTAATCTTCAATTAGAAAATGATGCTTGTAGCGCGTTAGCAAAGATTTCTAGAGGTACTCCAAGAATTGCCTTGAGATTATTAAAAAGAGTAAGAGACTATGCTCAGGTTATAAAAAATACAAATAAAATTTCTTTGGAGATAATCGAAAAAGCTTTAAATTCTCAAAAAATAGATAATAAAGGTTTGGATAACATAGATAGGAAATTTTTGTCTTTTTTAAACCTTAATAATAATCATCCGATTGGCTTAGATTCAATTGCTGCAGGTTTGGGAGAGGAATCATCAATGTTAGAGTTTGTAGTTGAGCCATATTTAATTCAAATTGGATTTATTATGAGAACCCCCCGAGGAAGAAAACTTACATCTTTAGGAAAAAAATACATTAGTTCCAGAAATGAAAAGTATTAG
- the smpB gene encoding SsrA-binding protein SmpB, protein MAKVSNKANKIIKKEAVFKRLSENRYAKFQYEILETIEAGIELLGTEVKSIRNGSVNLRDGYCSFRDGEILLLNVHISPHKNVGPFFNHDPLRNRKLLLHKKEIVKLKYNTEKKGLTIIPLSIYLKGSWIKLTIGIGKGKKLHDKRQADKQRDIKREIKTALKR, encoded by the coding sequence ATGGCAAAAGTTTCAAACAAAGCAAATAAAATCATAAAAAAAGAAGCGGTTTTTAAACGACTTTCAGAAAATCGATATGCAAAATTTCAGTATGAAATACTTGAAACAATCGAAGCTGGAATTGAACTTTTAGGAACTGAAGTAAAATCTATAAGAAACGGCAGTGTAAATTTAAGAGACGGGTATTGTTCTTTCAGAGATGGTGAAATACTTTTATTAAATGTTCACATATCACCACATAAAAATGTGGGCCCTTTTTTTAATCACGACCCATTACGAAATAGAAAATTATTGTTGCATAAGAAAGAAATAGTAAAGCTTAAATACAATACTGAAAAAAAGGGATTAACTATTATTCCCTTATCTATTTATTTAAAAGGGTCATGGATTAAATTAACCATTGGAATTGGTAAGGGTAAAAAATTGCATGATAAAAGACAAGCCGATAAACAAAGGGATATTAAAAGAGAAATAAAAACTGCTCTTAAGAGATAA
- the lysS gene encoding lysine--tRNA ligase, whose product MSEIREARLLKANSLVKKGFEPYAETFKITHSTKFLTEKFGYLENGQDFNLDVAIAGRVLAKRVMGKIAFYTIADQEGKIQLYLEKKILDDFEIHAKLLSFEDLKEIVDIGDWIGVYGTIKKTNKGELSIKVSKWEMLSKSLQPLPDKWHGLTDIEKRYRQRYLDLIVNPLSKNVFKTRAKCISLIRRWLDEKNFLEIETPILQSEAGGAEARPFITHHNTLDIPLYLRIATELHLKRMVVGGFEKVYELGRIFRNEGISTKHNPEFTSVEIYQAFSNYIDMMNLTEDLIRDIVLSCCDSLIINYQEKVIDFSKPWKRISMKDVVMEYTGIDFDSFNGDLNKAMKDLEESNIEISPKINTLGRLLNEVFEEKVESQLVEPTFVIDYPIEISPLARPHPENKEMVQRFELFIAGRELANAFSELIDPVDQRKRMQLQQSLRDAGDLEAHCIDEDFLQALEIGMPPTGGLGIGIDRLIMLLTNSPSIRDVITFPLLKPEITSTKSEKSTSNEVK is encoded by the coding sequence TTGTCTGAAATTAGAGAGGCTCGCTTATTAAAAGCTAATTCACTAGTCAAGAAAGGATTTGAACCCTACGCAGAAACTTTTAAAATAACTCATTCTACTAAATTTCTCACTGAGAAATTCGGCTATTTAGAAAATGGTCAAGATTTTAACTTAGATGTTGCTATCGCGGGAAGAGTTTTAGCAAAAAGAGTGATGGGAAAAATTGCTTTTTATACTATTGCTGATCAAGAAGGGAAAATTCAGCTTTATTTAGAAAAAAAAATTCTTGATGATTTTGAAATTCATGCAAAACTACTTTCTTTTGAAGATCTTAAAGAAATCGTAGATATTGGAGATTGGATTGGTGTTTATGGAACTATTAAGAAAACTAATAAAGGGGAACTTTCAATAAAAGTATCCAAGTGGGAAATGTTGTCCAAATCATTACAGCCATTGCCTGATAAATGGCATGGTTTAACAGATATAGAAAAAAGGTATAGGCAAAGATATTTGGATTTAATAGTTAATCCGTTGTCAAAAAATGTATTTAAAACAAGAGCAAAGTGTATCAGTCTAATAAGAAGGTGGTTGGATGAAAAAAATTTTTTAGAGATAGAAACACCGATCCTTCAATCTGAGGCTGGAGGGGCTGAAGCTAGGCCATTTATTACTCATCATAATACCTTAGACATACCATTGTATTTAAGAATAGCTACGGAATTACATCTTAAAAGAATGGTGGTAGGAGGGTTTGAAAAAGTATATGAGTTAGGACGAATTTTTCGTAATGAAGGGATAAGTACAAAGCATAATCCGGAATTCACCTCAGTGGAAATATATCAGGCTTTCTCTAATTACATTGATATGATGAATTTAACTGAAGATCTGATCAGAGATATTGTATTAAGTTGTTGTGATTCCTTAATTATAAATTATCAAGAAAAGGTAATTGATTTTTCAAAGCCTTGGAAAAGAATATCAATGAAAGATGTTGTTATGGAATATACAGGGATTGATTTTGATTCTTTTAATGGTGATTTGAATAAAGCTATGAAGGATTTAGAGGAAAGTAATATTGAAATTTCTCCAAAAATAAATACCTTAGGCAGACTTTTAAATGAAGTTTTTGAGGAAAAGGTTGAATCTCAACTCGTCGAACCAACTTTTGTAATCGATTATCCAATTGAAATCTCTCCTCTTGCAAGACCTCATCCTGAAAATAAAGAGATGGTTCAGAGATTTGAGTTGTTTATTGCAGGCCGCGAACTTGCTAACGCATTTAGCGAATTAATAGATCCAGTTGATCAAAGGAAGAGAATGCAATTACAGCAATCTTTGCGAGATGCCGGTGATCTTGAAGCACATTGTATTGATGAAGATTTTTTACAAGCTTTAGAAATAGGTATGCCGCCCACAGGAGGTTTAGGAATTGGAATTGACAGACTTATCATGTTACTTACAAATAGTCCTTCAATTAGAGATGTCATAACCTTCCCATTGTTAAAACCAGAAATAACTTCTACTAAATCTGAAAAATCAACCTCGAATGAAGTAAAATAA
- the rpaB gene encoding response regulator transcription factor RpaB → MSKASILVVDDEPAVLKVLVTRLQLAGYQVHQATNGEEALEAFHRESPDLIVLDVMLPKMDGFAVCRRIRAESVVPIIFLTALEAISERVAGLDLGADDYLSKPFSPKELEARIATILRRMGPSITVTETKEVPSGKGVMKFGNLVVDTNRRQVSRAGERISLTYTEFSLLELLFDEPGKVVPRAEILEQLWGYPPRRAADLRVVDVYVARLRGKLEPDPRNPELILTVRGIGYASQRVGEKATSLAS, encoded by the coding sequence ATGTCAAAAGCAAGTATTTTAGTTGTTGATGATGAACCAGCTGTTTTGAAAGTATTAGTTACTAGACTTCAATTAGCAGGATATCAAGTTCACCAAGCCACCAATGGAGAAGAGGCTCTTGAGGCTTTTCACAGAGAATCTCCAGATTTAATAGTTCTTGATGTAATGCTTCCAAAAATGGATGGATTTGCAGTTTGTAGAAGAATCAGAGCTGAATCAGTTGTACCTATAATATTTTTAACTGCTCTAGAGGCTATCTCTGAAAGAGTAGCCGGTCTAGATTTAGGAGCTGATGATTACTTGTCAAAACCGTTTAGTCCTAAGGAATTAGAAGCCAGAATAGCCACAATCTTAAGGCGTATGGGTCCTAGTATTACAGTTACTGAAACTAAAGAGGTTCCTTCTGGAAAAGGAGTTATGAAATTTGGAAATCTAGTAGTTGATACTAATAGAAGGCAAGTTTCTAGGGCTGGAGAAAGAATTAGTTTAACTTATACTGAATTTAGTCTTCTTGAATTATTATTTGATGAGCCAGGTAAGGTAGTTCCAAGAGCTGAAATACTAGAGCAGCTTTGGGGATATCCTCCAAGACGAGCAGCTGACTTGAGAGTTGTAGATGTTTATGTGGCTAGGCTAAGGGGTAAGTTAGAGCCAGATCCAAGAAATCCTGAGTTGATACTTACTGTTAGAGGAATAGGTTATGCTTCGCAAAGAGTTGGAGAAAAAGCAACATCTTTGGCAAGTTGA